Proteins found in one Eriocheir sinensis breed Jianghai 21 chromosome 43, ASM2467909v1, whole genome shotgun sequence genomic segment:
- the LOC127010334 gene encoding glucose dehydrogenase [FAD, quinone]-like → MPLRPSPNPTSLINSSPFSLFPPSACAVGGGCGGGVVGARLAEAGWQVLVIEAGPAPTPETTVPGLNVALYFTDTNWEYHIAPQRYSNQYFIGKGGRILQGRVMGGSASTGGLVYARGNRRDYDLWAELGNPGWDYESVLPYFKRSEDFQGPLPPGAEAFHGRGGPLGVTRSAKSSPVTQAFLAAGRELGFSEVDSNSGSQVGFARSFYTTKNGARTSPAEDWIRSALLTHPNLHVLTDATVQKILFDHDKRAVGVEFVRGKERRVVRVTREVVLSAGALATPKLLMLSGVGPAAHLQKHGIPVLLNLPGVGQNLQDHFNVHGLSWTVPKGALGSPNMFTAALQYYFSRTGPFTEPLGDKTTAWVNVGSGDSSWPNIQCHILSSTPAFDFGLFTARLLSISSEKYNAYFGPILGAEGFTIECQLSRPKSRGEVLLRSRNPDDYPIVDPNFLSHPDDVDTLVKGIKFGVSIANTSALGGRFGAKLHKRLLPGCEHYAFGSDGYWACYVRHMGTSYIHPCGTAKMGPPEDPTSVLDENLKVRGVSGLRVVDASAIPAIPSANIMAAVMMIGERAADLITEDWRGRPPRPPS, encoded by the exons atgCCCCTCCGTCCCTCTCCAAACCCAACATCCTTAATTAACAgcagtcctttctctctcttccctccgtcgGCATGTGCAGTGGGCGGGGGCTGCgggggtggtgtggtgggggcGAGGCTGGCCGAGGCTGGCTGGCAGGTCTTGGTGATAGAGGCAGGACCGGCCCCGACCCCCGAAACCACGGTGCCTGGACTGAATGTGGCCCTGTACTTCACCGACACAAACTGGGAGTACCACATCGCCCCCCAGAGGTACTCCAACCAGTACTTCATTGGCAAG GGTGGGCGGATATTGCAGGGGCGTGTCATGGGCGGCTCAGCTTCCACGGGCGGCCTGGTGTACGCGCGGGGCAACAGGCGTGATTAtgacctgtgggcggagcttggGAACCCTGGCTGGGACTACGAGAGTGTGCTGCCTTACTTCAAGAGGAGCGAGGACTTCCAAGGCCCTCTCCCTCCTGGCGCcg AGGCCTTCCACGGGCGCGGGGGTCCTCTGGGCGTAACTCGGAGCGCCAAATCGTCCCCCGTGACCCAAGCGTTCCTGGCTGCTGGGAGGGAGTTGGGCTTTTCCGAGGTGGACTCCAATTCGGGCAGCCAAGTCG gATTCGCTCGATCGTTCTACACCACCAAGAACGGCGCCAGAACCTCCCCCGCCGAGGACTGGATACGCTCCGCCCTTCTGACGCACCCCAACCTCCACGTTCTGACCGACGCCACTGTGCAGAAG ATCCTGTTCGACCATGACAAGCGAGCGGTGGGCGTCGAGTTCGTGCGCGGGAAAGAG AGGCGGGTGGTTCGGGTGACGAGGGAGGTGGTGCTGTCCGCGGGCGCCTTGGCCACCCCGAAACTGCTCATGCTGTCTGGAGTCGGCCCGGCAGCTCACCTACAAAAACACGGG ATCCCGGTGTTGTTGAACCTGCCTGGCGTCGGACAAAACCTGCAGGACCACTTCAACGTGCACGGCCTCTCCTGGACCGTCCCTAAAGGCGCCCTGGGCTCGCCTAACATGTTCACGGCCGCCCTGCAGTACTATTTCTCGCGGACAG GGCCGTTCACGGAGCCGCTGGGGGACAAGACAACGGCCTGGGTCAACGTGGGCTCCGGAGACTCCAGTTGGCCGAACATTCAGTGCCACATCCTCTCCTCGACGCCCGCCTTCGACTTCGGCCTCTTCACCGCGCGCCTCCTTAGCATCAGCAGCGAG AAGTACAACGCTTACTTCGGCCCCATCCTCGGCGCGGAAGGGTTCACGATCGAGTGCCAGCTGTCGAGGCCCAAAAGTCGTGGCGAAGTCTTACTCAGATCAAGGAACCCCGACGACTACCCGATCGTCGACCCCAACTTCCTGAGCCACCCCGACGACGTGGACACCCTCGTCAAGg gAATCAAGTTTGGCGTCTCCATCGCCAACACCTCGGCGCTGGGAGGCAGGTTCGGCGCCAAGCTGCATAAGAGG CTCCTGCCGGGTTGTGAGCACTATGCCTTCGGGAGCGACGGCTACTGGGCGTGTTACGTGCGACACATGGGCACCTCCTACATTCACCCGTGCGGTACCGCCAAGATGGGACCGCCCGAGGACCCGACGAGCGTGCTGGACGAGAACCTGAA AGTGCGCGGGGTGTCGGGCCTGAGGGTGGTGGACGCCTCTGCCATCCCCGCCATCCCGTCCGCTAACATCATGGCCGCGGTGATGATGATAGGTGAGCGGGCGGCGGACCTCATCACGGAAGATTGGAGAGGCCGCCCGCCACGCCCACCCAGCTAA